One region of Anthonomus grandis grandis chromosome 22, icAntGran1.3, whole genome shotgun sequence genomic DNA includes:
- the LOC126748564 gene encoding solute carrier family 41 member 1-like — protein sequence MDSAVRKRKLNKKVSLDQPMMTETDQAEDEPNDTCRLLGTDLINGSKDEVQVEVVMLNHEPLWATAIQMFIPFILAGFGMVAASLLLDKVQHWPVYQNISEVYILVPALLGLKGNLEMTLASRLSTHANLGHLDGHKQKLSLIIGNMALILCQAIVVGFLASVAAVVFGWIPRGELNIQHAMLLCASSIVTAFGASFVLGVVMIGVIIFSRYFNINPDNVATPIAASLGDLITLAVLSYFASLFYQNLSSHPWLCPILIILGLSFVPLWAYVASQNKYTREVLFSGWSPVVTAMIISSTGGLILDFTVSQYKGVAVFQLVINGVGGNLVAVQASRISTELHSRGSPGELPKGMEICISPCAAFCDNKKTSHTGTAKMLMLMVIPGHLIFSYTVSYLQAGHTSITFIFLVVYLSAALIQVFLLLYTAQVLTLCMWKSGVDPDNSAIPYLTAFGDLLGTLLLGIAFQILFLIGDKDSDVGE from the exons ATGGACTCTGcagtaagaaaaagaaaattgaacaaaaaagtCTCTTTAGACCAACCCATGATGACTGAGACTGATCAAGCT gaaGATGAGCCCAATGACACCTGTAGACTCTTAGGAACTGATTTAATAAATGGCAGCAAGGATGAGGTTCAAGTGGAAGTAGTTATGTTAAACCATGAACCTCTGTGGGCAACAGCAATCCAAATGTTTATACCATTTATTTTGGCTGGTTTTGGGATGGTAGCAGCAAGCTTACTTTTGGACAAAGTTCAACATTGGCCGGTGTATCAAAACATTTCAGAAGTATACATTCTTGTGCCTGCTCTATTAGGCCTTAAAGGCAATTTGGAAATGACTTTAGCATCAAGATTATCTACCCATGCTAATTTAGGACATTTAGATGGACATAAGCAGAAACTAAGTTTAATTATAGGTAATATGGCCCTTATATTATGTCAAGCCATTGTAGTTGGATTTCTTGCATCTGTTGCTGCTGTGGTGTTTGGTTGGATTCCTCGTGGAGAACTAAATATTCAGCATGCTATGCTCCTTTGCGCTAGCAGCATAGTAACTGCATTTGGTGCCAGTTTTGTTTTAGGAGTGGTCATGATAggtgtaataattttttcaagatattttaatatcaatCCTGATAACGTCGCTACACCGATTGCTGCAAGTCTTGGAGATTTAATAACATTGGCTGTTTTATCGTATTTTGCTTCCTTGTTTTATCAAAATCTGAGCAGCCATCCATGGTTATGTCCAATATTGATTATATTAGGGTTATCTTTCGTTCCTTTATGGGCATATGTTGCTAGTCAAAATAAGTATACTCGTGAAGTTTTATTTAGTGGATGGAGTCCTGTTGTTACAGCTATGATTATCAGTAGTACCGGAGGCCTGATTTTAGATTTTACCGTCTCTCAGTACAAAGGTGTGGCCGTCTTTCAGTTAGTTATAAATGGTGTGGGTGGTAATCTAGTTGCTGTCCAAGCAAGTAGAATATCGACTGAATTACACAGTAGGGGCAGTCCGGGAGAATTACCAAAAGGTATGGAGATATGTATTAGCCCTTGTGCAGCTTTCTGTGATAATAAGAAAACTAGCCATACAGGAACAGCGAAAATGTTGATGCTTATGGTAATTCCAGGACATTTAATCTTTTCTTACACAGTTAGTTACTTACAAGCAGGCCATACATCAATCACCTTTATCTTTCTTGTGGTGTACTTAAGCGCAGCATTGATTCAGGTATTCCTGCTGTTATATACTGCACAAGTTTTAACACTTTGTATGTGGAAATCTGGAGTGGATCCTGACAATTCTGCTATTCCGTATTTAACAGCTTTTGGAGATTTACTAGGTACCCTACTTTTAGGAATTGCCTTTCAgattttgtttcttattggTGATAAAGATAGTGACGTTGGTGAGTGA